The DNA region TGTGTGACCTTTCGTTTACTTATCAATCCACATGGTGTTGTTTAAGATGAAAGCCTTCATTGCTTTTGCAGCAAGttactctttttctctctttttcatcccAAGGCattttcttttaccttttttcACCCTAAAGTTTTAAACTCTAAATATTCTTGTGCTAGTGAAGCCAGATATAAAGAGGTGTTAAAACAATTTCTATTCAACTAATAAATATAAAGATTTTGTGAATATTAAACTTATTGGTACAAGTAACTTAGCAAAAAAGTAGGTCTTACATATTGCGACGTCCAAGAAGCTAACAGAGTATTTTGACAAAGTTGAGTTCAGGAGGTTAAGTGATACAAAAATGAATTTCAAGGGAGCAAAGTGAAACTCAAACGATAGTTTTGGATTTATATCAATAATTATGCAATCAATATTTTCATCTTATAATACTATAAGAATTTGAGTAGCGCTACAGTTACTAGCTATTTTTATCATCATTTGTACCATCTATGTAataaaaattggtacaaataaTGTTACAAATAAATGgtataaataacatttttataagAACTTTAACAATTATGCATTTAGAAATTAAACATAACCGTTATCaatttttatattgattttctaTGGACACTTTAAAGCAAATAGGCTATTCTCTCAATTGAGTTCTTTATTTTAGTTGTCGCCTGATGCAAATGACTAAAAACTCTCTTACATGAAACAGGTCCTAGAGCTGTGAATTGGGGCAAATAAATGCGGATTGGGGCGGGTCCAACTATTAGAAACATACAATGGGGTGAGGCGGAGCGGGTCCAAATGGATGAGGAAACAGGACCTGGACCCGAACCGTTTCTAGGGTTAACTTATAGATGGAGATTAAATCTCCACTATTGAGTGTCTATCTAGTCAGCTCCCACAGTTGGTTTTTAATGTAagattctctttgtctctgttGCTGTGTCTCTCTCACTTAAATCAGTCTTTATGTCGAACTCGAAGGGACGAAATCACGCAATCCAACAACTCGAAACGACGATAGCAGTATTAGTAATCTCCTCCGTATGACTGAGTCGACACCTTTACCTTCAACTTTAAGGTATTAtgatttagggatttaggattgaaaataaattagggttttctagtttcagACTTTTTTAGATTTAGTTATTTATATATCTCCTGTGATAGTTTTAGTCTTTCATACTTGGTTCTGTTTCAGGATTGTGAAGAATTTTAATTATGCTGCTGGGAATTTGCtaatttgttgtttgtgtgattTGGTTGGGATTGCATAATGACTTGGGTTTCTAAATTAGGAGTGTGCAATATTCTTTTCTCCTAATTAGACTCTATACAGGGCAAGGTTTACAAATGAGAAGCAGATGTTGCAGTGGTACTTACACCAATTTAAATATTctgttatgaaaaaaaaaacataaatagaaAAATAGCATAAATAGTCCCGTTACAttttaaaacatgtataatccgATCACTTCAATTTAGTCCTAACGCGACCCTTGCCCACCCCCACATAAAACTCTCTACCCTCCTATCTATctattatgtaaaaaaaaaaaaaggcactaaaaactaaaattgtAATTTAGTAACCCTCTAAATTCCCATAAATTGCAAATTTCATCCATATGACACTGTGTCGTCGTCAACCATCATTTTTACCAAGTAAAACAAGACCAGCCATTATCATGTCCAAAAGGCCATATTTGATTGCCGGTCAAAAGCGGGAGACGCCACAATTCTACGATTGCAACTCTTATTAATATATTGTATTATTCAACTTGCTTGATTCATGTttgtcccaagagacattctttggaggattttagagaagaaaggagtacgagtagcatatatccaagctataaaggatatgtacgaaggagcaaagactgctgtaagaactcatgaaggacaaacttcCCCATagctgtaggattacatcaaggctcatccttaagtccttacctttttgcgttggtaatggatgagttaacaggacatattcaagatgatattccttggtgtatgcttttcgcagacgatatagtgttgatagatgaaactcaggaaggggtaaatgagaagcttaacctttggagagaagtgttggaatctaaaggtcttcgcctaagccgatcaaagacagaatatatggagtgcaagttcagtgcaaatggaggccaaaatgagttaggggtgaggatcggagatcaggaaataccaaagagcgaccgttttcgctacctaggatctatcttgcaaaagaacggagaattagatggagatctcaaccatagaatacaagctggatggatgaagtggaagagtgcatccggcgtgttgtgtgatcgtcgtatgccactgaaacttaagggaaaattttataggacggcaataaggccggcgatgctgtatggcacagaatgttgggcggtgaagcaccaacacgtacacaaaatgggtgtagcggagatgaggatactttgttggatgtgtgggcacacgagaaaggataagattaggaatggggatatccgaggtaaagtagaagtagccgaaattgaaggaaaactgagagaaaatcggttacggtggtttggacatgtgcaaagaaggcctactgacgctccggttagaagatgcgactacgggacagaggttcagggccgaaggggtagaggaagacctaggaaaactttggaagagactctaagaaaagacttagagtacttggatctaacggaggacatgacacaggatcgagcacaatgacgttctaagattcatatagccgacccgactcagtgacttggatttttcaagtctccaatcgagaagttttccccactcgggaaattaagggaacactacctcaacctacatgctccactcacaaagcttcaacatacaagcttcaacaaaagaaaaattcaaagaacttagtgaagaaggctttggtgtatttaacacaatacgttgaaatgaaacaaagcttatttattgatatctctgagaagttacaaatatgtacatatacacgagtcaaaataaacaaacaagagggttccttcacaaaggttgcttaggagaagtctcagcagtcggcagagccccagaaagagaaggcactggagggggatcgttcggagcctcagtagcctcagtactggatagcaccctagaaggatgaggcatcagaggttgatcatttggagcttcattacgcggtacagccccagaagacgaaggcaataaatgtctttggaacaaacccacaaacctctgatgatcatgtaaaatctgaccatcagattccttcatctggtcaagcttccttttcatgtttgtagcatattcatgagcgagccggtgcaactgtttattctcatgcttgagccctctaatctcctgtttgagactcatcacttcatccgccaatgattcaacttggcgggttcgagcaaataggcgttgggccatattagacacagaacctgcacactgaacactgagagccagagaatccttaacagccaactcatcagaccgtttggaaagtagtctgttatctttggaagtaagaaggttcctggccaccaccgcagcggtcatatcattcttcatcacggaatccccaacggtaagaggatcagtaggggataagaaggatgggcgccatatgttgtctggagaaggcgtggctgcctcttcaacaagattCAAGTctaaacgacggtcggaggggccagacattttcaaaggtgttgaagagaaaagaggtcggacaaatcaagatcttagaaatgcaagaagggagcttctactggtgaagattcaagtgtgctttggaacttaataccagcctctataaaaatccgcactcgatggagcttcagaaatcgaagaggcgcctgctcagaaatcgaaaaggcgtttgctttctcaaaagctgggctgcttagagaccacgagggccgatctcaggaatcgaagaggcgtttgctttctcaaaagctgggctgctcaaagtccacgaaggtcgatcgcagaaatcgaagaggcgcttgctttctcaaaagctgggctgctcagagaccacgagggccgatctcagaaatcgaagaggcacctgctttttcagccttgtcagcacctgtcacatgcacactcaactttgcgaaaattacgggcattatgtcgaagatttctagtgaagtagaaagcacgtgaatgttactgttcaatcattcactttccacacgcaacatcagctcacgggtaccacagataactttgccaaaaatctatgacaaagtttagacacgtgaagcttgcagctcccattacatcgctatgaccaagaagggtaaaagaatagcaaagaaacagcactaacaaagtttagacacataaattttgaaggtctagctaccatattattacccacaaggataaaggaacaggaccattgctggataattggaaagtccttgtgggtcaacctctgtgctccgtggcaaggtagactagcaaacaggcctaacctttactcacattcgagaaaacactcccaacaagattgcttgcttcaagatcgaagaggcaccgtcttccgaatctcgagagccagactcccatcatgattactttctcaaaaagcgacgagacaccgctctccgaatctcgagagccagactcctagcaggattgctttctcaaaaatcgaagaggcaccattctccgaatcttgaaagacagatccccgacaggattgcttgttcgaaaatcgaagaggcaccgctttctcaacttcgagagccccttagataaagcttgtctgtaatcctcacatcgctttctcaacttcgagagccagatctccttggataaagcttatctgtaatcttcacacgtaacatcagctttccagatactacagaccactttttcaaagtgctctgacagagttaaaacacgtgaagctggcagctcccactaccgtgctatgaccaagcagggtaaaaaaatagtattactccttgttagggagactcctatatatgtcgacctccatcctcaacggacaggcagacctgcaaaaatgctcaacccttcctcatatctgagagggcactcccaacgaagcctctcgaaatactcagctttctttccccccgagaatacctctgcaaacaagctacactagagcaagaatatctcatatcatcagggttaaaagcaagagtatcccatatcatgttttttccctgtcttttcctttggccttgttcttacctgcaagacaaggagaaagaaagcaatcagtcaacacttggaatcaagcttccagtccggaactgactgcctggaaccccattactctcgagtactcatcttcaacatcttcagcttcccgagaagataccacatctgcctgaggagcaaatagggcaagtgagaaggatacaaggaagcatgtggagacaagcgcaacagaacacgtgccgatacatccactactttgtcaatagcaaaagtatcccatatcagcagggtcgaacgtactctagatttgatggacttgttttgaccctcaaattcttcagtcggccttatactctggcggaaacaagaaaaccctccagtccagttcaagaataagcctgtggaaagttacttattcaaaagcaaaagtatctcatatcactttttctctttttcttctctttatccttcatgctacctgcaagataaggagaaggataacaatcagtcggaactcgaaatcaaacttctgatctgggactgattgcttggagctctgattacttaccttgtctgtcacctctttcagcagatcccctagctcggcgacttgggggacttctactacatggtttgtatcgcgcttgactaagcctgaaactacaagtaagcgtcaagtgaaattgatacattaccttgtgcatctccaccagttaaaaataccacccctggatggaggaagagtacttccaaagaagaggccacatctacctatgagacagataaggcaagtgaagacgataccacacttcggtacttaaaagtttcgtgattacgagatcattcttccacaatatttcataatgtcatttgtactaaatcattcacttgtactcactaaaggagagcttgaacctatatactgtgtaaacccttcacaattaatgagaactcctttactccgtggacgtagccaatctgggtgaaccacgtacatcttgtgtttgcttcctgtctctatccatttacatacttatccacactaatgaccggagcaatctagcgaagatcataaacttaatatttaaaatgatattctttggtgtatgcttttcgcaaacgatatagtgttgatagatgaaacgcaggaaggggtaaacgcgaagcttaacctttggagagaagtgttggaatctaaatgtcctcgcctaagccgatcaaagacagaatatatggagtgcaagttcagtgcaaacggaggccaaaatgagttaggggtgaggatcggagatcaggaaataccaaagagcgaccgttctcacccatagaatacaagctggatggatgaagtggaagagtgcatccggcgtgttgtgtgaccgtcgtaggccactgaagctcaagggaaatttttataggacggcaataaggccggcaatgctgtatggcatagaatgttgggcggtgaagcatcaacacgtaggtgtagtggagatgaggatgcttcgttggatgtgtgggcacacgagaaaggataagattaggaatgaggatatccgaggtaaagtaggagtagccgaaattgaaggaaagatgagagaaaatcgattacggtggtttggacatgtgcaaagaaggcctactgacgctccggttcgaagatgtgatcACAGggcagaggttcagggccgaaggggtagaggaagacctatgaaaactttggaagagaccctaagaaaagacttagagtacttggatccaacggaggacatgacacaaaactgagcgcaatggcgttctaagattcatatagccgaccccacttaataggaaaaggctttgttgttgttgttgttgtagttatTTATATATCTCCTGTGATAGTTTTAGTCTTTCATACTTGGTTCTGTTTTAGGATTGTGAAGAATTTTAATTATGATGCTGGGAATTTGCTAATTTTGCTGTTTGTGTGATTTGGTTGGGATTGCAGAGTGACTTGGGTTTCTAAATTAGGAGTGTGCAATATTCTATTCTCCTAATTAGACTCTGTACAGGGCAAGGTTTACAAAGGAGAAGCAGATGTTGCAGTGGTACTTAAAACCAATTTAAATATTctgttatgaaaaaaaaaaacataaatagaaaaataacgtaaatagacATGTGGACCTAGCCCAGTCCATCCCGTTACATTTTAAAACAAGTCTAATCCGATCACTTCAATTTAGTCCTAACGCGACCCGTGCCCACCCCCACATAAAACTCTCTACCCCCCTATCTATCTAttatgtttgaaaaaaaaaaaaggcactaaaaactaaaattgtAATTTAGTAACCTCTAAATTCCCATAAATTGCAAATTTCATCCATATGACACTGTGTCGTCGTCAACCATTTTTACCAAGTAAAACAAGACCAGCCATTATCATGTCCAAAAGGCCATATTTGATCGCCGGTCAAAAGCGGGAGACGCCACAAATCTACGATTACAACTCTTATTAATATATTGTATTATTCAACTTGCTTGATTCATGTTTGTCTTAAACCAACATAATTTGTCCCACCCGAATATGTTGCCTGCGCGTGTCTGACTCGACGTTGCCGTGGCACTCATTATCCATATCTTTGTGACGACCCACGCCTATTTGACATTTTGACTTGGCCAAACTTGCTCCTTGGAGAAATTTCTGGACCTTCGCAACCGCCAACAGTCGCACAACTCTATCACCACAAATATCTGAACGTGGAAATTAGTCACTTATCTTTGAAGCGTGCAGAAACCTAGAGCATCCAGCGGCAACACAGACTGCCCATCTCAACTCGTTCCTGTAGAGAGTTGACATTGTACAATTTTATCTGATTGATAAGAAACACCgacgaaaaataaataaataaatcaaacaatTGTTTTGAGCCAAGTGAGACCAATGACATAGCTCTCCATGTGTGGCCGGTGGATCTGGGTTGCaggtttcttaaaaaaaaaacaaaaaaacaaaacccatcCCTCCCCCTATCTGTCATTGCTAGTCTTCTTGTTGACGTTAAAGGGCTGTCTTGCCGAAACAATGACTTAGACTTCTTCCGGATATGTTAGGAAAACAGTATTAGAAATGGAGCGCTTTGCAAAAAACATATATACGGCACGTTTAGAAGTGCTTTAAAAATATCTGAAAACGTttttagaaaaatatttttgtgtTTCCTACAAGAAATACTAGTTATGTGATTCTTGTGTAGGCATTTCAAGAGCTTCTTCAAAATTCACTTGTATTTTTGCAAAACATTGgttacaaaaatattttctcaaaaaacgTTTTTaaccatttttacaaaaaaaattacaaaaatagctgataattgtttttctttttcacagAAAAACATTCTTGGTTTACATAACCGAAAAACATTAATTTGTATGACTTATTTCGCATGTGTGTCATTAGTTTGTAAAATGTGAAAGGACTCCTTCTAGGAAACATCAAGCAATgtccaccccccccccccccaaaaaaaataatatttattcGTTTTTGAAAAGAATTAGTAATGTTTCAGGTTTAGATTGTCCTAATCTTATACAAACCAACTTGACCAAATATGACTCTCAAGTTTGCTATATATACCACACCCTAACCAAGCTTGCTCCATCAAAAAACACAAGTACTCTGCCTTTCAAACAAACACAGCACAAAGCAAACAGAGAAAGCAATACATTTCAGAAAAAAACAGAGCAAGTGTCAAAAATATTATGGGTAAGGGAGGCCAATCGATTAATGGAGTGGCTAAGGAAGCCAAACCTTTTGAGCAAGAAAACATGGCTGCTTGACTTGTTGATGTCAACACCACCAAGACCCTACCTTTCGAGCTCCCCAGTATCGGAATTTACCTCTCTCCATGACCAACAACAATTAAAATGGTGTTAGGAATGTTGAATAGGACCACATAACCAGGATGTTAAAATGACAGTATCacatgttattatgtattttttataaTACTGCCGTTTTGTCCTGTTAtcatgtattttaatttttcaatttgcttCCGTTCAACTATAATGttaccttcctttttttttcctgtcgACAATTTTGTAAACTCCAAAGTTATGAAATCAAGGGAAGGAAGCCCTTGACATAAtctccaaaattatttgaatCTCAAAGTATTTGCTGTAAGGATAATTAAACTGTTTGGAATAAACCGAAGGAGGACAGCATATTCCAGATTCCACTTTGAGTAAACCTAACACGGGCATGACTAACAGCAAAACCGTGTACATAGTACATACTCAAACCTAGATCGTCAAACCGACATAGTCAAACTTATTAACTATTGTTACAACTGTCTTGATTTGGATAACGTTTGATAATCTCACTTTCAGCCTCCAAATATTTGGAAAATTCCTGCTAGCAGCTTTGGAAAATGGATGCACCGTCCAAGACTAATGGAGGACGGCATGTGGTAGAAGCTTTTCTCCGCTAAGTGGATTAGACTTGTTAATTGTGGATAACGCTAGAATTCCGGCGAAATTCAGTGTCAAACatgtgggggtgggggtggtggTTTGTTCTTTGCTTTAAACCTAGTCATAGAAAAAGGTGTAAAGtgactattattttattttatacaaaCAACTTTAGTGAAGGAGGATTGAAAACACATGAGTTCGAGTACGAAGAAAATGCTTTAATCacgattaacaaaaaaaaaaaaaagaggcctTAATCATTCGAGTTACAAGATCTTGGttatgatatgaattgattctgTTTAGAACTGATGCTGATTTGTAGTTTCTGTAATCGTTACCTATAAAGGAGGattgaaacacacaaaaatattttaatcacTCCAGTTACAATATTTTGATTATACTCTAAGTTGATTATGTCGAGAATTGATGCCGGTTTATAGCTTATGTGATCCTTTGACTAGCCATAAAGATAAATAAGTGAGACCAATCACATATAGCTCTCCATGTGTGTTTGGTGGATGTTGGTTGTATGTTTCTTGATACGCCCCCTCCCCCAATCTGTCATTGCTAGTCTTCTTGatgggagtaggattctctcctttCATGTTTTCATTCCCTTTCCTTCCCTCCTCTCACatattgctttttgtctttataaaaaatcaatataagatgttcaCGTGGCTAAATTgtaaccgttcaaataagaGGAAAGAGAAGGGGATAGAGATTAGGAGGGAAGAGAATCCTTCTCATAAAGGGCTGTTTGGAAAACAGTATTAAAAATGAATTGCTTTGCAGAAAGCACTCTTGGTAATTATATAAAACGAAACTTCTCAATTTTTTTGACTTAATAAGCATATGTGTCAACAATTTGTAATGTGAGAGCCGAAAGGACTCCTCCTAGGAAACATCCAGGCAATGTTccacaattaaataaatttattaatttctgAAAATAATTAGATAATGTTCCAGGGTTGGCTTATCCAACTTACAAACCAACTTTACCAAATCAGACTCAAGTTTGCTATAAATACCACACCCTAGCCAAGCTTGCTCCATCAAAAAGCACAACTATTCTGTCTTTCAAACACAGAAGACACAAAGCAAACAGAGAAAGCAATACacttcagaaagaaaaaaatacacaGAGCAAGTATCAAAAGCACTATGGGTAAGGGTGGGCAAAAGATTTATGGATTGGCTAAGAAAGCCAAACCTGTTCAGCAAGAAAACATGGCTGCTTATCTTGTTGATGTCAACACCATCAAGATCCTACCTTTCAAAATCCCCAGTATCGGTATTAACCTCTCTCCCTTCTTTTAAATTCATCgttattttttttcggtttacagtttttggtttttggttttcatcGTTGTAGTGATGCTAACATGCTGCTCCCCTGTTCTCTTGGGATTTCTCAATTTTAGGACCCAATGATGTCCGGATTCGGATTAAGGCGGTTGGTATTTGTGGAAGTGATGTTCACTACCTCAAGACCATGAAATGTGCGGATTTTGAGGTTAAAGAGCCGATGGTGATGGGACATGAGTGTGCTGGGATCGTAGACAAAGTTGGGAGCGAGGTGAAGCATCTGGTGCCTGGTGACCGGGTGGCGGTTGAGCCCGGTATCAGTTGCTCACGGTGTCAGCAGTGCAAAGGAGGGCAGTACAATCTTTGCCCCGACATGAAGTTTTTCGCCACCCCACCGGTTCATGGTTCCTTGGCAAATCAGGTATAAATTTCGACTTTCTTAACCTTTGTGACATATGAATTCTATGGCATCAGGACCGTATATAATGACCATCTGTTTTTAACAGATTGTGCATCCTGCGGATCTATGCTTCAAGCTGCCAGAGAATGTGAGCTTGGAGGAAGGGGCAATGTGCGAGCCCTTGAGTGTTGGAGTTCATGCATGTCGGCGAGCCAATGTTGGTCCCGAAACAACTGTTCTGATCATCGGAGCAGGGCCTATTGGTCTGGTTTCAGTTTTGGCCGCTCGTGCTTTCGGGGCACCAAGAATTGTCATTATGGATATGGATGACAAGCGTTTAGCCATGGCAAAGTCTCTCGGCGCTGATGGCACCGTCAAAGTTTCAACAAAAATGGAGGATTTGGATGACGAAGTTGCCAAGATTAAAGAAGCAATGGAATCCGAGGTGGATGTGACCTTTGATTGTGTGGGTTTTAATAAAACCATGTCGACGGGTCTCAACGCCACTCGCCCCGGCGGCAAAGTCTGCCTTGTCGGAATGGGACACGGCATGATGACAGTGCCTCTCACTCCAGCTGCTGCCAGGGAGGTTGATGTGGTTGGTGTTTTCCGGTACAAGAACACATGGCCACTTTGCCTCGATTTTTTGAAAAGTGGAAAGATCGACGTGAAGCCGCTTATTACTCACCGGTTTGGATTTACCGAGAAGGAGGTGGAAGAAGCCTTTGCTACCAGTGCTCGTGGGGGTGACGCCATCAAAGTCATGTTTAATCTATAGAAAGTTAGCTATAAGTTACGAAATTTCGAATTCTTTGAGACGACAAATTGTGATGGTTCGGAAATCTTAGATGTAAATTAGCTAcagtttgtttttttatttttttgtacaatATTCTGGTTTCTACTGTTGGGGAAAGCCTTATGGTAGAACCTAAGCTTGTTTATGTACAGAGTTGTAAATTGATTTATTTGACATTATTTCCTTCGAGAAATATGAACTATGTAATGTTACATTATACGGAAAGGTTCTTCAATCAATACAAgacattttttttatcacaagcTGTGTTTATTTAACACAAGGCCTCTGTCGCACCCCTTTGGAGCATACATAAGTAGTACAAGTACACAGTCAAGATTAAATCCTTCCAACTTATTTTGTGTGTGATCTTTCTGTATCTTATCAATCCAAATTATGTCATTTAAGATGAAGGCCTTCACTGCTTTAGCTACAAGttactctttttctctctttttcaccCCAAGGCattttcttttaccttttttttcacCCTAAATTTTTAAACTCTAATATTCTTGTGCTAGTGAACCCAGATATAAAGAggtgttaaaaaaatttctatttttttttttcaactgatTATATAAAGATTTTGTGAAGAGTAATGTTATGAAAACTAAATTTGAAGACTAagtttgtaaa from Malus domestica chromosome 01, GDT2T_hap1 includes:
- the LOC139194952 gene encoding sorbitol dehydrogenase-like encodes the protein MGKGGQKIYGLAKKAKPVQQENMAAYLVDVNTIKILPFKIPSIGPNDVRIRIKAVGICGSDVHYLKTMKCADFEVKEPMVMGHECAGIVDKVGSEVKHLVPGDRVAVEPGISCSRCQQCKGGQYNLCPDMKFFATPPVHGSLANQIVHPADLCFKLPENVSLEEGAMCEPLSVGVHACRRANVGPETTVLIIGAGPIGLVSVLAARAFGAPRIVIMDMDDKRLAMAKSLGADGTVKVSTKMEDLDDEVAKIKEAMESEVDVTFDCVGFNKTMSTGLNATRPGGKVCLVGMGHGMMTVPLTPAAAREVDVVGVFRYKNTWPLCLDFLKSGKIDVKPLITHRFGFTEKEVEEAFATSARGGDAIKVMFNL